A single region of the Actinoplanes sp. SE50/110 genome encodes:
- a CDS encoding bifunctional diguanylate cyclase/phosphodiesterase produces the protein MRGLRAYAWCGWLGVVACIMLLSPPLGEAGREFAYAGVGLGSAMCVLAGIRLRRAARPRAWLLLAAGLSCGGAANAIWAVELSLRSAPPRFSVVDVLYFAMYPLLAAGLAALPERSPEGSRWIGVSEAGIAACTSATLGWLFVYDPYVLDRPEAVVSANAFAYPILDVLLVAVAVRLLVAARRLRPAHVALVAMTLLMIVADASYVVSVVVGGAWSGSPCSSLCWLAAFALPGVAALHPAVSGRGASISVRAGGWHATALQAVLVLIGPAATGYALILDSREGHLTVYDFIVPVAATVVISLLLVVRMGNGQRQLQRHAEKLGTALAEQAALQRSLRHVNEHDALTGLPNRRRLQNLITSGTPYGLLLLDLDGFQNVNDRLGHSAGDDLLRVIADRLGAGLADADVLARTGGDEFAVLVPGAAPATVTARAEALLATLREPVTIHGHVLYVTASIGVRLPEPTADPAHLLDDADLALYAAKAAGKDCAVWYDAGLRDRQTERLRTVERLRGALRNDELAVFYQPIVDLLSSRTVAAEALVRWLPPGEDPIGPDLFIPAAEDSGLIVPLGEWVLRRACADAVDWHRRDGITIAVNVSPRQLHDPEFTAKVRRCLAETGLPAGALTLEITEGILVGGGTQKSQALAHLDALRGDGVRIAIDDFGTGYSSLAYLRDLPIDVLKIDRSLMPSDDTDTRRTALVRAVVDLARGLELTTVAEGVETAFQAGLLVGLGCERGQGYHFARPMPGTAFSPRQEPVPQAG, from the coding sequence GTGCGCGGTCTGCGGGCGTACGCGTGGTGTGGCTGGCTGGGAGTCGTGGCCTGCATCATGCTGCTCAGCCCGCCCCTGGGCGAGGCCGGTCGGGAATTCGCCTACGCCGGGGTCGGTCTCGGTTCGGCGATGTGCGTCCTCGCCGGCATCCGGCTGCGCCGGGCCGCGCGCCCGCGCGCCTGGCTGCTGCTGGCCGCGGGGCTGAGCTGCGGGGGCGCAGCGAACGCGATCTGGGCCGTCGAGCTCAGCCTGCGGTCGGCTCCACCGCGCTTCTCTGTGGTCGATGTGCTCTATTTCGCGATGTATCCGCTGCTCGCGGCCGGTCTGGCGGCGCTTCCGGAGCGCTCGCCGGAAGGCTCCCGGTGGATCGGGGTTTCCGAGGCGGGCATCGCCGCGTGCACCAGCGCCACCCTGGGATGGCTCTTCGTCTACGACCCGTACGTGCTGGACCGGCCGGAAGCGGTCGTCAGCGCCAACGCCTTCGCCTACCCCATCCTCGACGTCCTGCTGGTGGCCGTCGCCGTACGCCTGCTCGTCGCGGCGCGCCGGCTGCGGCCGGCGCACGTGGCGCTGGTGGCGATGACGCTGCTGATGATCGTCGCGGACGCCTCGTACGTCGTGTCGGTGGTTGTCGGTGGCGCCTGGTCGGGTTCGCCGTGCAGCTCGCTCTGCTGGCTGGCCGCCTTCGCGCTGCCGGGCGTGGCGGCGCTGCATCCGGCGGTGTCCGGCCGTGGGGCGAGCATCAGCGTGCGGGCCGGCGGCTGGCACGCCACCGCGCTGCAGGCGGTACTGGTGCTGATCGGCCCGGCCGCGACCGGATACGCCCTGATCCTGGACTCCCGGGAAGGCCACCTGACCGTTTACGACTTCATCGTGCCGGTCGCCGCCACCGTCGTCATCTCGCTGCTGCTCGTGGTCCGGATGGGCAACGGGCAGCGGCAGCTGCAGCGGCATGCCGAGAAGCTGGGCACCGCGCTCGCCGAGCAGGCCGCGCTGCAGCGGTCGCTGCGGCACGTGAACGAGCACGACGCGCTCACCGGCCTGCCGAACCGCCGTAGGCTGCAGAACCTGATCACGTCCGGTACGCCGTACGGTCTGCTCCTGCTCGACCTGGACGGCTTCCAGAACGTCAACGACCGGCTCGGGCACTCGGCCGGCGACGACCTCCTGCGCGTGATCGCCGACCGGCTGGGTGCCGGGCTCGCCGACGCCGACGTGCTGGCGCGCACCGGCGGCGACGAGTTCGCGGTGCTGGTACCCGGCGCCGCGCCGGCGACGGTCACGGCGCGCGCCGAAGCCCTGCTCGCGACGCTGCGGGAACCGGTCACGATCCACGGCCACGTGCTGTACGTGACGGCGAGCATCGGGGTGCGGCTGCCCGAGCCGACGGCCGATCCGGCGCACCTGCTGGACGACGCCGACCTCGCGCTGTACGCCGCGAAGGCGGCCGGCAAGGACTGCGCGGTCTGGTACGACGCCGGCCTGCGCGACCGGCAGACCGAGCGGCTGCGCACCGTGGAACGGCTGCGCGGCGCTCTGCGAAACGACGAGCTAGCCGTGTTCTACCAGCCGATCGTCGACCTGCTCAGCTCTCGCACGGTGGCCGCGGAGGCCCTGGTGCGCTGGTTGCCACCGGGCGAGGACCCGATCGGCCCGGACCTGTTCATCCCCGCGGCCGAGGACAGCGGGCTGATCGTGCCGCTCGGCGAGTGGGTGCTGCGTCGCGCCTGCGCCGACGCGGTCGACTGGCACCGGCGCGACGGCATCACCATCGCCGTCAACGTGTCGCCCCGGCAACTGCACGACCCCGAGTTCACCGCCAAGGTCAGACGATGTCTGGCCGAGACCGGCCTGCCCGCGGGTGCGCTCACCCTGGAGATCACCGAAGGCATCCTGGTCGGCGGGGGCACCCAGAAGAGCCAGGCACTGGCCCACCTGGACGCGCTGCGCGGTGACGGGGTGCGCATCGCGATCGACGACTTCGGGACCGGTTACTCGTCGCTGGCGTACCTGCGCGACCTGCCCATCGATGTTCTCAAGATCGACCGATCGCTGATGCCCTCCGACGACACCGACACCCGCCGGACCGCGCTGGTGCGGGCCGTCGTGGACCTGGCCCGCGGTCTGGAGCTCACCACGGTCGCCGAGGGTGTCGAGACCGCCTTCCAGGCCGGGCTGCTGGTCGGCCTCGGCTGCGAGCGCGGCCAGGGGTACCACTTCGCCCGGCCGATGCCCGGCACCGCTTTCTCACCACGCCAGGAGCCGGTACCGCAGGCGGGGTGA
- a CDS encoding aldo/keto reductase encodes MQTRSLGDVRVSAIGLGGMPMSIEGRPDEDRSIRTIHAALDAGITLIDTADAYHIGADEVGHNESLIARALAAYGGDTSGVLVATKGGHRRPGDGSWTVDGSPDYLKRACEESLKRLGVDAIGLYQFHRPDPKTPYADSIGAIRDLLDAGKIRMAGISNADPKQIREARDILGGRLVSVQNQFSPEFRSSGPELELCTELGIAFLPWSPLGGIRAAGSLGGAFARVAEKHGVSPQRVCLAWHLAKSPVSIPIPGASRPETITDSAAADTLELTPEDLATLP; translated from the coding sequence ATGCAAACTCGTTCCCTCGGTGACGTGCGGGTCAGCGCGATCGGTCTCGGCGGCATGCCGATGTCGATCGAGGGCCGCCCGGACGAGGACCGATCGATCCGGACGATCCACGCCGCTCTGGACGCCGGGATCACCCTGATCGACACCGCGGACGCCTACCACATCGGCGCGGACGAGGTCGGGCACAACGAGTCGCTGATCGCCCGGGCCCTGGCCGCCTACGGCGGGGACACCTCCGGGGTCCTGGTCGCGACCAAGGGCGGACATCGGCGCCCGGGTGACGGCAGTTGGACCGTCGACGGATCGCCGGACTACCTGAAGCGGGCCTGCGAGGAGTCACTCAAGCGTCTCGGTGTCGACGCGATCGGCCTGTACCAGTTCCACCGGCCGGACCCGAAGACGCCGTACGCGGACTCGATCGGCGCGATCCGCGACCTGTTGGACGCCGGAAAGATCCGGATGGCCGGCATCTCGAACGCCGACCCGAAGCAGATCCGCGAGGCACGCGACATCCTCGGTGGCCGGCTGGTGTCGGTGCAGAACCAGTTCTCGCCCGAGTTCCGCTCGTCCGGGCCGGAGCTGGAGCTGTGCACCGAGCTGGGCATCGCCTTCCTGCCCTGGTCACCGCTGGGCGGCATCCGGGCGGCCGGCTCGCTCGGCGGCGCCTTCGCCCGGGTCGCGGAGAAGCACGGGGTGAGCCCGCAGCGGGTCTGCCTGGCCTGGCACCTGGCCAAGTCCCCGGTGTCGATCCCGATCCCCGGCGCCAGCCGCCCGGAGACGATCACCGACTCCGCGGCCGCGGACACCCTGGAGCTGACCCCCGAAGACCTGGCCACCCTGCCGTAG
- a CDS encoding rhamnogalacturonan lyase B N-terminal domain-containing protein yields the protein MPISRLTPGLHRRPTRRRAVLAGGLAAVAAVAGIGLLGGQPFASAEANISFDNGSGMSFVVDARNGNLTSLQHNGTELTAPGRAAGQIESGWKSAAVSSRTFADRSILVTVDEREVGETQYYYARRGDNTIYMATDIRQPQNPGEARFITRLNRSLLTTSPVAARTAGTVAAVEGSDVFKFADGRTASKFYSSQRLITQQPFGASGHGHGAYLVPGTGEMSSGGPFFRDIEVNDTGDAVNITYCMNSGHTQTEPLRLGLQGPYALALTDGPAPARHSLDFLSAYIPGLLSNAQRGGVQGTATGSWNGQRATVALAGPNGQYWSQVKAGRFLIGHIRPGTYTASLYAGELAVGVAKEVTVTAGATTTVALSGNVPAAGTLFQLGAFDGTPAGFRNADKIETMHPSDPRMAPWNVGTFDIASGAANFPMAEFQAVNAPLAIRFPLRAVPAKGVRLRVATTLNFAGGRPAVAIGSYRSPVSASPAPRDLKSRGVTRGTWRGVNTTYVFDIPAAALKEGANTLSLSVVSGSTGTTFLSPNFVFDALALDPA from the coding sequence ATGCCGATCTCCCGACTCACCCCGGGGCTGCACCGTCGTCCCACGCGTCGCCGTGCCGTGCTGGCCGGCGGCCTTGCCGCGGTAGCCGCGGTAGCCGGTATCGGACTGCTCGGCGGACAGCCGTTCGCCTCTGCCGAGGCCAACATCAGCTTCGACAACGGCTCGGGCATGAGCTTCGTGGTGGACGCCAGGAACGGCAACCTGACGTCGCTGCAGCACAACGGCACCGAACTGACCGCACCGGGCCGGGCCGCCGGGCAGATCGAGTCGGGGTGGAAGTCGGCTGCCGTCAGCAGCAGGACCTTCGCCGACAGGTCGATCCTCGTCACGGTCGACGAGCGCGAGGTCGGCGAGACGCAGTATTACTACGCCCGCCGGGGCGACAACACGATCTACATGGCCACCGACATCCGCCAGCCGCAGAACCCCGGCGAGGCTCGATTCATCACCCGCCTCAACCGTTCGCTGCTGACCACCTCGCCGGTGGCCGCCCGGACGGCCGGCACGGTGGCGGCGGTGGAGGGCTCGGACGTCTTCAAGTTCGCCGACGGGCGGACCGCCTCCAAGTTCTACAGCTCCCAGCGGCTGATCACGCAGCAGCCGTTCGGCGCCAGCGGACACGGCCACGGCGCCTACCTCGTCCCGGGCACCGGCGAGATGAGTTCCGGCGGGCCGTTCTTCCGCGACATCGAGGTCAACGACACCGGCGACGCGGTCAACATCACCTACTGCATGAACAGCGGCCACACCCAGACCGAGCCGCTGCGGCTCGGCCTGCAGGGCCCGTACGCCCTGGCCCTCACCGACGGCCCCGCCCCGGCGCGGCACAGCCTCGACTTCCTGTCCGCCTACATTCCCGGGCTGCTCTCCAACGCCCAGCGAGGCGGCGTGCAGGGGACGGCCACCGGATCCTGGAACGGCCAGCGAGCCACCGTCGCGCTTGCCGGTCCGAACGGGCAGTACTGGAGTCAGGTCAAGGCCGGCCGGTTCCTGATCGGCCACATCCGCCCCGGCACCTACACGGCCAGCCTGTACGCGGGTGAACTCGCCGTGGGCGTCGCCAAGGAGGTCACCGTCACCGCCGGCGCGACCACCACGGTGGCGCTGAGCGGCAACGTGCCGGCCGCCGGCACGCTGTTCCAGCTGGGCGCCTTCGACGGCACCCCGGCCGGTTTCCGCAACGCCGACAAGATCGAGACGATGCACCCGTCGGACCCGCGGATGGCCCCCTGGAACGTGGGCACGTTCGACATCGCCTCGGGCGCCGCGAACTTCCCGATGGCCGAATTCCAGGCGGTCAACGCGCCCCTGGCGATCAGGTTCCCGTTGCGCGCCGTCCCCGCCAAGGGTGTGCGCCTGCGGGTCGCGACCACGCTGAACTTCGCCGGCGGCCGTCCCGCCGTCGCGATCGGCAGCTACCGATCGCCGGTCTCCGCCTCCCCGGCGCCCCGTGACCTGAAGTCTCGCGGCGTCACCCGCGGAACCTGGCGGGGCGTGAACACCACCTACGTGTTCGACATCCCGGCGGCGGCCCTGAAGGAGGGTGCCAACACCCTGTCCCTCTCGGTGGTCAGCGGCAGCACCGGAACCACCTTCCTCAGCCCGAACTTCGTCTTCGACGCCCTCGCCCTCGACCCGGCGTAA
- a CDS encoding polysaccharide deacetylase family protein: MQRRHALRAAAALTLSAVAGCDATEPAHVAPPAAEGSPQRPATAPSGKPGADLPDEVQHGPRDRSGVALTFHGQGDPRQVTALLDQLRRGAAPVTVLAVGAWLDTQRALGRRILAEGHELGNHTQHHADIKSFTSATAYAEIATCARVIRAVSGSAGRWFRPSQTRFATPTIKAAARRAGYPTCLSYDVDSRDYTDPGTPAIVANTLAAVQKGSIVSLHFGHEQTIAAIAPLLAGLKARGLRPVTVADLLG; the protein is encoded by the coding sequence ATGCAACGTCGTCATGCTTTGCGCGCGGCTGCCGCGCTCACTCTCAGCGCGGTCGCCGGGTGCGACGCCACCGAACCGGCGCACGTCGCACCACCCGCCGCCGAAGGATCCCCGCAGCGGCCGGCCACCGCGCCGTCCGGGAAACCCGGGGCGGACCTCCCGGATGAGGTGCAGCACGGCCCGCGGGACCGGTCCGGCGTCGCCCTGACCTTCCACGGTCAGGGCGACCCACGCCAGGTCACCGCGCTTCTCGACCAGCTGCGCCGCGGCGCCGCCCCGGTCACCGTCCTGGCCGTCGGCGCCTGGCTCGACACCCAGCGCGCCCTCGGCCGCCGGATCCTCGCCGAGGGTCACGAACTGGGCAACCACACCCAGCACCACGCGGACATCAAAAGCTTCACGTCGGCGACGGCGTACGCCGAGATCGCCACCTGCGCCCGGGTGATCCGCGCCGTCTCGGGGTCGGCCGGCCGCTGGTTCCGTCCGTCGCAGACCCGGTTCGCCACCCCGACGATCAAAGCGGCGGCCCGCCGCGCCGGCTACCCCACCTGCCTGTCGTACGACGTGGACTCCCGCGACTACACCGATCCCGGCACGCCCGCCATCGTCGCGAACACGCTGGCCGCCGTACAGAAGGGATCGATCGTGAGCCTGCATTTCGGCCACGAGCAGACGATCGCGGCAATCGCCCCGCTGCTCGCCGGCTTGAAGGCACGCGGCCTGCGCCCGGTCACCGTTGCGGACCTGCTGGGATGA
- a CDS encoding DUF4360 domain-containing protein: MKFLLTRGCVALAVLASSLFLVSPASAAIVFTDPPPPDAISIQLVAMAGSGCAPGTADVAISPDNSAFTAIYSAYLAQAGPGVPVTENRKNCQLNVLVNAPSGYTFAIAKVDYRGYGFLQRGAVAQQRANYYFQGMSMGSYANHPIAAPLDDNWIATDEVPIAAQVFRPCGEQRNLNINTELRVTKGTSTDVSYVTMDSTDGSIETIYHFTWMRCH; encoded by the coding sequence ATGAAATTCCTGTTAACCCGCGGATGCGTTGCGCTCGCGGTGCTGGCGTCGTCGTTGTTCCTGGTGTCGCCGGCTTCCGCGGCGATCGTCTTCACCGATCCGCCGCCCCCCGACGCGATCTCCATCCAGCTGGTCGCCATGGCGGGCTCGGGGTGTGCCCCGGGCACCGCCGACGTGGCGATCTCGCCGGACAACTCCGCGTTCACCGCGATCTACAGCGCCTACCTGGCGCAGGCGGGGCCAGGCGTCCCGGTCACCGAGAACCGGAAGAACTGCCAGCTCAACGTGCTGGTCAACGCGCCGTCCGGCTACACGTTCGCGATCGCCAAGGTGGACTACCGCGGTTACGGATTCCTGCAGCGCGGCGCGGTCGCCCAGCAGCGGGCGAACTACTACTTCCAGGGCATGTCGATGGGCAGCTACGCCAACCACCCGATCGCCGCGCCGCTGGACGACAACTGGATCGCCACCGACGAGGTGCCGATCGCGGCCCAGGTCTTCCGCCCCTGCGGCGAGCAGCGCAATCTCAACATCAACACCGAGTTGCGGGTCACCAAGGGCACCTCGACCGACGTCAGCTACGTGACCATGGACTCCACCGACGGCAGCATCGAGACGATCTACCACTTCACCTGGATGCGCTGCCACTGA
- a CDS encoding DUF4360 domain-containing protein — protein sequence MRNRNRALVAAVITTLTLPFGTPAHAATDAGAAAAAITVEVIAASGSGCAPGTASVVSNGDDTGFRVRYRDFVATAGGDADVVDRRKNCQLGVLVSIPDGWTVAIASANYRGRASLRSGATALQRTSYYWQGSSATARKDVTFSGPYSGLWTTWDVAPVLTYAACGSQSVLNVNTELRLNAGSSTGTSTMSMNTTEGDVDTLFNFSLSPC from the coding sequence ATGAGAAACCGCAACCGCGCACTGGTAGCCGCAGTGATCACGACCCTCACCCTCCCGTTCGGCACCCCGGCGCATGCCGCCACCGATGCCGGCGCGGCGGCCGCCGCGATCACCGTCGAGGTGATCGCCGCCAGCGGATCCGGGTGCGCCCCGGGCACCGCCTCGGTGGTCAGCAACGGCGACGACACCGGTTTCCGGGTCCGGTACCGCGACTTCGTCGCCACGGCCGGCGGGGACGCCGACGTCGTGGACCGCCGCAAGAACTGCCAGCTCGGCGTCCTCGTGAGCATCCCGGACGGCTGGACCGTCGCCATCGCCTCGGCCAACTACCGCGGCCGGGCGAGCCTGCGGTCCGGGGCGACCGCCCTGCAGCGCACCAGCTACTACTGGCAGGGATCCTCGGCGACCGCGCGCAAGGACGTGACGTTCAGCGGCCCCTATTCCGGCCTCTGGACGACCTGGGACGTGGCGCCGGTGCTGACCTACGCCGCCTGCGGGTCGCAGAGCGTCCTGAACGTCAACACCGAACTGCGACTCAACGCCGGCTCCTCCACCGGCACCAGCACGATGTCGATGAACACCACCGAGGGCGACGTCGACACCCTGTTCAACTTCAGCCTCTCCCCCTGCTGA